In a single window of the bacterium genome:
- the rodA gene encoding rod shape-determining protein RodA, with the protein MGRTDTRIIFAAVILSIIGLVMIFSTGGLNALLKQSIWLGISLAVCIAFARISPRFWIALSPYVYFVVVVLLLLIFFASSGYPRRWFHLGEISIQPSEFAKLGTIIFLAAYLARQKKFEKFTHMLIPLVIISLPAALVFVEPDLGAAQIFFPILVVMFFWAGMPGAKIFIFFSPLLSAIASFSIYLWVVYIAGFVVFLALRKKLSDLVYGLITNPLAGLMMPVIWNSLKVYQQKRIISFLAPWLDPRGMSWQVIQSKIAIGSGRILGKGFLAGTQKKFEFLPERHTDFIFSCIGEEFGLIGIIVVLALYTFMLYRILDLAQEARNRFASIFTIGVFTWFAYQTVINTGMTMGLLPITGVPLPFISYGGSSLLACFLAVGMLLSISRTRLEY; encoded by the coding sequence ATGGGTCGAACTGACACGCGGATCATATTCGCCGCCGTCATCCTGTCGATCATTGGACTGGTCATGATCTTCTCGACCGGCGGTCTCAACGCGCTGCTCAAGCAGAGTATCTGGCTGGGCATATCGCTGGCAGTCTGCATTGCCTTCGCGCGGATCTCGCCCCGCTTCTGGATCGCCCTGTCACCGTACGTCTATTTCGTGGTTGTGGTTCTGCTGCTGCTAATATTCTTTGCTTCCAGTGGTTATCCCCGGCGCTGGTTCCATTTGGGAGAAATATCGATACAGCCGTCGGAGTTCGCGAAGCTGGGCACTATTATCTTCCTCGCGGCATATCTGGCAAGGCAGAAAAAATTCGAAAAGTTCACTCATATGCTCATACCACTGGTCATCATCAGCCTGCCGGCGGCACTGGTTTTCGTCGAACCGGATCTGGGCGCAGCCCAGATATTCTTCCCCATTTTAGTGGTCATGTTTTTCTGGGCGGGGATGCCTGGCGCCAAGATCTTCATTTTCTTCTCGCCCTTGCTGTCGGCCATCGCCAGCTTTTCCATCTACCTATGGGTCGTCTACATCGCCGGCTTCGTAGTGTTTTTAGCGCTGAGGAAAAAACTGAGTGACCTGGTGTACGGCCTGATCACCAATCCTCTTGCCGGCCTCATGATGCCCGTCATATGGAACTCTCTGAAGGTATACCAGCAGAAAAGGATCATCTCTTTTCTCGCGCCCTGGCTCGATCCGCGCGGCATGTCATGGCAGGTGATCCAGTCCAAGATCGCGATCGGTTCAGGACGCATCCTGGGCAAAGGATTCCTGGCGGGCACGCAGAAAAAATTCGAATTCCTGCCGGAACGGCACACGGATTTCATATTCAGCTGCATCGGCGAGGAATTCGGCCTGATCGGCATCATCGTGGTACTCGCGCTATACACTTTCATGCTGTACCGGATCCTGGATCTCGCCCAGGAGGCGAGAAACAGATTCGCGAGCATATTCACCATCGGCGTTTTCACGTGGTTCGCTTACCAGACCGTCATCAATACCGGCATGACCATGGGGCTCCTGCCCATCACCGGCGTACCCCTGCCGTTCATCAGTTACGGAGGGTCCTCGCTCCTGGCGTGTTTCCTGGCGGTCGGCATGCTGCTCTCCATATCTCGCACCAGACTGGAGTATTAG
- the mreD gene encoding rod shape-determining protein MreD translates to MRYIAYIALLYLFLPLNHLLDLVTVMLFFIIFNENDWFAILFSFFAGLLIDLYNPTFLGLNALTYTILAQVLLYVKRFVARDLITVLLAFAVFFLLKVILVTVVTGSKITPAPLILTVAACVPLYLTANKLVFRTWLRH, encoded by the coding sequence ATGAGATATATCGCTTATATCGCGCTACTGTACCTGTTCTTGCCGTTAAACCACCTGCTTGACCTGGTAACGGTCATGCTTTTTTTCATCATCTTCAACGAAAATGATTGGTTCGCCATTCTATTTTCATTCTTTGCCGGCCTGCTCATCGACCTTTACAATCCGACATTCCTCGGTCTCAATGCGCTCACCTATACCATTCTGGCGCAGGTCCTCCTGTATGTCAAACGATTCGTGGCCCGGGATCTGATCACGGTCCTCCTTGCTTTTGCCGTATTTTTCCTGCTGAAGGTGATCCTGGTCACGGTCGTTACCGGAAGTAAGATCACGCCGGCTCCGCTGATCCTCACGGTTGCAGCCTGCGTGCCTTTGTATCTTACGGCGAATAAACTCGTGTTTCGCACATGGCTGAGGCACTGA
- the mreC gene encoding rod shape-determining protein MreC, producing MLRNQLVLSICLAFIAIILMLVNDQASLNISAELSPFLLFPLRTAGSYIQFLSVSRSRINDLEIQISELGLENTRLRKKLQTDSVELVPSAYRFITAHIIGRDPSDFNGFLYIDKGKKDSLYANQPVVIAGRLVGKIKQVGGNYSIIETIENRNIAISAFDGRSGINGIVRYHDGLSLDYVKISDDITAGDSIYTSGMSETFPPGILIGSVASTYETGNLLFKSVELTPGIQINRLYYVHILVQSESTSMPDQVIIDIRPTRAPEPNSNP from the coding sequence TTGTTACGCAATCAACTCGTACTTTCCATCTGCCTTGCCTTCATAGCGATCATTCTCATGCTGGTCAATGATCAGGCGAGCCTGAATATCTCGGCCGAGCTGTCGCCGTTCCTGCTTTTTCCGCTAAGAACTGCGGGCAGCTATATCCAATTCCTGTCCGTATCCCGCAGTCGCATCAATGACCTCGAGATCCAGATCAGCGAACTGGGCCTGGAAAACACCCGGCTTAGGAAAAAGCTGCAGACCGACAGCGTTGAGCTGGTCCCATCGGCGTACCGTTTCATTACGGCGCACATCATAGGTCGGGATCCGTCGGATTTCAACGGTTTTTTGTATATCGACAAAGGCAAAAAAGACAGCCTTTACGCCAATCAACCGGTGGTCATCGCGGGCCGGCTGGTCGGCAAGATCAAACAAGTCGGCGGCAACTACAGCATCATCGAGACGATCGAAAATAGGAATATTGCGATCAGCGCATTTGACGGACGGTCCGGTATCAACGGCATCGTCAGATACCACGACGGGCTGAGCCTTGATTACGTGAAGATCAGCGATGACATAACTGCGGGAGACTCGATATACACGTCGGGGATGAGCGAGACCTTTCCCCCCGGGATACTGATTGGGAGCGTGGCGAGCACATATGAAACCGGCAACCTTCTTTTCAAAAGTGTGGAATTGACGCCCGGCATCCAGATCAACCGGCTATACTACGTCCACATCCTGGTCCAGTCAGAAAGTACAAGCATGCCGGATCAGGTCATCATTGATATCAGACCAACCAGAGCTCCCGAGCCGAACTCGAACCCATGA
- the mrdA gene encoding penicillin-binding protein 2 translates to MAEALKRFRLVRFALFFFFGLILVFSIRLQVIDGRKYYRLSEENRIKKKFVPAPRGIIYDREGRVIANSRPGFYVSVIPALVDDQSLSALARILKIELTAIKDKMAMEKNPYISVKIAHDIEFGQLSIIEELHENLTGVEVGVEPVRNYPYKAALAHLIGYVGEATSKELRSTDDYIIGDYIGRMGIEAQYESKLKGTNGIEYIEVDARGREVGDVLDKRPVPVIPGNDLYTTIDLALTESTATYLSDYERAAAVVIVPSTGEVLVLYSKPGFDPNGFIHGLRYDEWQLLYNSPDACMYNRAIMSCYPPGSTFKPFVALSALDAGMVTENRYFESCAGSYRLGNRRFGCWKKHGRLPLVDAIIQSCDVYFYQLGRFTGVDTIASRSAAAGFGKKTGIDLPQEKAGIMPDRAWFVSRYTKYWTEGHVLNLSIGQGDLLVTPLQLACSYLVFANDGTIPIPHLVLGAKSMFRKTGLSREAIEVVKKGLFGVVAAGTGVLARVENIEVGGKTGTAENPHGDDHSLFVGYAPVEHPDILVCIVVENAGHGGSVAAPIAGRIMKVYFANKDSVHGSN, encoded by the coding sequence ATGGCTGAGGCACTGAAAAGGTTCCGGCTGGTCAGATTTGCGCTTTTCTTTTTTTTTGGACTGATCCTCGTTTTCAGCATCCGCCTTCAGGTCATCGATGGTAGAAAATATTACCGGCTGTCAGAAGAAAACCGCATAAAGAAAAAGTTCGTGCCGGCGCCGCGCGGTATTATCTATGACCGCGAGGGCCGCGTGATCGCCAATTCACGACCGGGTTTTTATGTATCGGTCATACCGGCGCTGGTGGATGACCAATCGCTGAGCGCACTCGCTCGGATCCTGAAAATCGAGCTGACGGCGATTAAGGACAAGATGGCAATGGAAAAAAATCCCTATATTTCGGTCAAGATCGCACATGACATCGAGTTTGGACAGCTTTCGATCATTGAAGAGTTACACGAAAACCTGACTGGCGTAGAGGTCGGGGTTGAACCAGTGCGCAACTACCCGTATAAGGCCGCGCTCGCGCATCTGATCGGGTATGTCGGCGAAGCCACTTCAAAAGAATTGAGATCGACGGACGATTACATCATCGGTGATTACATCGGCCGCATGGGCATTGAAGCGCAGTATGAAAGTAAACTTAAAGGCACCAATGGCATTGAATATATTGAGGTCGACGCCCGAGGCCGGGAGGTCGGCGATGTGCTTGACAAACGGCCAGTCCCGGTCATTCCCGGGAACGATCTTTATACCACGATCGACCTGGCGCTTACCGAGTCCACCGCCACTTACCTGAGCGATTATGAGCGCGCGGCCGCAGTAGTCATCGTCCCATCGACGGGCGAAGTGCTGGTATTGTATTCCAAACCGGGATTCGATCCAAACGGCTTCATCCATGGCTTGCGATACGATGAATGGCAGTTGTTGTATAACTCCCCGGACGCGTGCATGTACAACCGCGCGATCATGAGCTGCTACCCGCCCGGTTCCACGTTCAAGCCTTTTGTCGCCCTGTCGGCGCTCGATGCCGGCATGGTGACAGAAAACCGGTACTTCGAATCTTGTGCCGGTTCATACCGGCTGGGGAACCGAAGGTTCGGCTGCTGGAAAAAACATGGCCGCCTGCCCCTGGTAGACGCCATCATCCAGTCGTGCGATGTTTATTTTTACCAGCTGGGCAGGTTCACGGGCGTGGACACGATCGCTTCCCGGTCGGCAGCCGCCGGTTTCGGAAAAAAGACCGGCATCGATCTGCCCCAGGAGAAAGCCGGGATCATGCCGGACCGCGCGTGGTTTGTTTCGCGCTATACGAAATACTGGACCGAAGGTCACGTGCTGAATCTGAGTATCGGGCAGGGTGACCTCCTTGTCACACCCTTACAATTGGCCTGTTCTTATCTGGTCTTTGCCAATGACGGCACGATACCGATACCGCATCTTGTTCTGGGGGCAAAATCGATGTTTCGCAAGACCGGTTTATCCCGCGAGGCCATAGAGGTGGTGAAAAAAGGATTGTTCGGCGTCGTAGCCGCAGGCACCGGTGTCCTGGCCCGCGTCGAAAATATCGAGGTGGGAGGGAAAACCGGAACCGCCGAGAATCCACACGGGGACGACCATTCACTGTTTGTCGGTTATGCTCCGGTCGAGCATCCCGATATTCTGGTCTGCATAGTCGTCGAGAATGCCGGACACGGCGGCAGCGTCGCAGCGCCGATCGCCGGACGGATCATGAAAGTATATTTCGCTAACAAGGACAGCGTTCATGGGTCGAACTGA